Proteins from a single region of Oreochromis niloticus isolate F11D_XX linkage group LG7, O_niloticus_UMD_NMBU, whole genome shotgun sequence:
- the rassf8a gene encoding ras association domain-containing protein 8 isoform X2: MELKVWVDGVQRVVCGVTEATTCQEVVIALAQAIGRTGRYTLVEKWRDTERHLAPHESPVASLNTWGQYAGDVQLILHRTGPSLTERPPSEGPPLRGPERGLHRQSLPPLAKLRHPNDRSLRRREPRRKSLTFTGAPRSLREILSGGRIGEAEAKRRLLLGNGGSLHHAGPTIGTTSPSLWACRMEDLVRLVGLQRETLNVLEKKLEAYEAELQVWAEGRGGRGEGCAGGGLIEEILRLEKYLRKNEVEMEEEEFWATELQIELESERQLEERLQELRGRLQSCELEIEEKLAMVQGVEAGLEEEKLQRERQETQWVSEAEARAQVLRIKSELKAQERQAVQLESSCKAVDRSLGQSSKKLQDMQHELEQLTKELRQVNLQQFIKQTGTKVTVLPAEPAEEGSTHNSPDLVPLSGSLKRPVSTHPMPNHLRALHSPLSSGLNPEGIYV, translated from the exons ATGGAGCTCAAGGTATGGGTGGATGGAGTCCAGAGGGTTGTCTGTGGGGTCACTGAGGCAACCACCTGCCAGGAAGTGGTGATTGCTCTGGCACAGGCCATAG GTCGCACTGGAAGATACACTCTAGTAGAAAAATGGCGCGACACTGAGCGTCACTTAGCCCCTCACGAAAGCCCCGTGGCTTCCCTGAACACTTGGGGCCAGTATGCTGGTGATGTCCAGCTGATCCTGCACCGCACAGGCCCTTCACTGACTGAAAGACCCCCCTCAGAAGGTCCCCCTCTCAGGGGACCAGAACGCGGTCTGCATCGACAAAGCCTCCCTCCACTTGCAAAGCTTCGTCATCCCAATGATCGCTCCCTTCGCCGCCGTGAACCCCGCCGCAAGTCTCTTACATTCACTGGTGCACCCAGAAGCCTTAGAGAGATACTGAGCGGAGGCCGGATTGGTGAAGCCGAAGCCAAACGGAGGCTTCTTCTAGGAAATGGAGGAAGTCTTCACCATGCAGGACCCACTATCGGGACCACGTCCCCCAGCCTTTGGGCCTGCCGCATGGAAGATCTGGTCAGGCTGGTCGGTCTGCAGAGAGAGACTCTCAACGTGTTGGAAAAGAAGCTTGAGGCCTATGAAGCTGAACTTCAAGTCTGGGCTGAAGGACGAGGGGGGCGTGGTGAAGGGTGCGCTGGTGGAGGGTTAATAGAGGAGATCCTGAGGTTGGAGAAGTACCTGAGGAAGAATGAGGtggagatggaggaagaggagtttTGGGCCACTGAGCTACAAATTGAGCTTGAAAGTGAGAGACAGCTGGAAGAAAGGCTGCAGGAGCTTCGTGGGCGTCTGCAGAGCTGTGAACTGGAGATTGAGGAGAAACTGGCAATGGTGCAG GGTGTAGAGGCAGGCCTGGAAGAAGAGAAACTGCAGAGAGAGCGGCAGGAGACCCAGTGGGTCAGTGAGGCTGAGGCTCGGGCTCAGGTCCTTAGGATCAAATCAGAATTGAAGGCACAAGAAAGACAAGCTGTCCAGCTGGAGAGCAGTTGCAAAGCTGTGGACAGGTCGCTTGGACAGAGTAGCAAGAAATTGCAG GACATGCAGCACGAGCTGGAGCAGCTGACCAAGGAGCTGAGGCAGGTTAACCTGCAGCAGTTCATCAAGCAGACTGGCACCAAGGTCACTGTGCTGCCGGCTGAACCTGCTGAGGAGGGAAGTACCCACAACAGCCCTG ATTTAGTGCCCCTGTCTGGCTCGTTAAAGCGCCCTGTGTCGACCCACCCGATGCCCAATCATCTCCGGGCCCTTCACAGTCCTCTCAGCTCTGGTCTGAACCCAGAAGGGATCTATGTGTGA
- the rassf8a gene encoding ras association domain-containing protein 8 isoform X1 yields the protein MELKVWVDGVQRVVCGVTEATTCQEVVIALAQAIGRTGRYTLVEKWRDTERHLAPHESPVASLNTWGQYAGDVQLILHRTGPSLTERPPSEGPPLRGPERGLHRQSLPPLAKLRHPNDRSLRRREPRRKSLTFTGAPRSLREILSGGRIGEAEAKRRLLLGNGGSLHHAGPTIGTTSPSLWACRMEDLVRLVGLQRETLNVLEKKLEAYEAELQVWAEGRGGRGEGCAGGGLIEEILRLEKYLRKNEVEMEEEEFWATELQIELESERQLEERLQELRGRLQSCELEIEEKLAMVQGVEAGLEEEKLQRERQETQWVSEAEARAQVLRIKSELKAQERQAVQLESSCKAVDRSLGQSSKKLQDMQHELEQLTKELRQVNLQQFIKQTGTKVTVLPAEPAEEGSTHNSPGIDLVPLSGSLKRPVSTHPMPNHLRALHSPLSSGLNPEGIYV from the exons ATGGAGCTCAAGGTATGGGTGGATGGAGTCCAGAGGGTTGTCTGTGGGGTCACTGAGGCAACCACCTGCCAGGAAGTGGTGATTGCTCTGGCACAGGCCATAG GTCGCACTGGAAGATACACTCTAGTAGAAAAATGGCGCGACACTGAGCGTCACTTAGCCCCTCACGAAAGCCCCGTGGCTTCCCTGAACACTTGGGGCCAGTATGCTGGTGATGTCCAGCTGATCCTGCACCGCACAGGCCCTTCACTGACTGAAAGACCCCCCTCAGAAGGTCCCCCTCTCAGGGGACCAGAACGCGGTCTGCATCGACAAAGCCTCCCTCCACTTGCAAAGCTTCGTCATCCCAATGATCGCTCCCTTCGCCGCCGTGAACCCCGCCGCAAGTCTCTTACATTCACTGGTGCACCCAGAAGCCTTAGAGAGATACTGAGCGGAGGCCGGATTGGTGAAGCCGAAGCCAAACGGAGGCTTCTTCTAGGAAATGGAGGAAGTCTTCACCATGCAGGACCCACTATCGGGACCACGTCCCCCAGCCTTTGGGCCTGCCGCATGGAAGATCTGGTCAGGCTGGTCGGTCTGCAGAGAGAGACTCTCAACGTGTTGGAAAAGAAGCTTGAGGCCTATGAAGCTGAACTTCAAGTCTGGGCTGAAGGACGAGGGGGGCGTGGTGAAGGGTGCGCTGGTGGAGGGTTAATAGAGGAGATCCTGAGGTTGGAGAAGTACCTGAGGAAGAATGAGGtggagatggaggaagaggagtttTGGGCCACTGAGCTACAAATTGAGCTTGAAAGTGAGAGACAGCTGGAAGAAAGGCTGCAGGAGCTTCGTGGGCGTCTGCAGAGCTGTGAACTGGAGATTGAGGAGAAACTGGCAATGGTGCAG GGTGTAGAGGCAGGCCTGGAAGAAGAGAAACTGCAGAGAGAGCGGCAGGAGACCCAGTGGGTCAGTGAGGCTGAGGCTCGGGCTCAGGTCCTTAGGATCAAATCAGAATTGAAGGCACAAGAAAGACAAGCTGTCCAGCTGGAGAGCAGTTGCAAAGCTGTGGACAGGTCGCTTGGACAGAGTAGCAAGAAATTGCAG GACATGCAGCACGAGCTGGAGCAGCTGACCAAGGAGCTGAGGCAGGTTAACCTGCAGCAGTTCATCAAGCAGACTGGCACCAAGGTCACTGTGCTGCCGGCTGAACCTGCTGAGGAGGGAAGTACCCACAACAGCCCTGGTATAG ATTTAGTGCCCCTGTCTGGCTCGTTAAAGCGCCCTGTGTCGACCCACCCGATGCCCAATCATCTCCGGGCCCTTCACAGTCCTCTCAGCTCTGGTCTGAACCCAGAAGGGATCTATGTGTGA